The Acidobacteriota bacterium region CTGTTCAGCAGATGAAATCAACACACGATTTGCGCCTGTGCGAATAGTTTTAATTTCATATTCATGGTCAGCAAAAGAATAAGGGAGAATTGTTAGGATTAGGGTTACGCGGCTTACTGAGAGAGCTAACCTCTTCAAATTATTGAAGCAATTCAGAACAGATACTTGGTGACAATTCATGTCCGAGTTTGAATTGAACATTCATTGGAGCATTTCCTTCAACAGATTGAACTGTCACCGTACCACAATAGTAGGCTTTTTCGTGAGATCGAGATTGAACAAAAAGGTGAATTGAGTGTCCTGTCTGTTGATGGTTTAAGACAAGTCGGCCAGCGTCATTATCCTGTCGTTGTTGGTTCTGACTTTGCCAGGCAAAAGTTCTTGAGTCGATAAAACGATTTATGTATTGATGGGCTTGCATTGCACTGCTTGTATCTAATTTGATGATTAAGACTATATTATAGTCGAAAACCATGATTCCAACGTTATGGCGAGCTGGGTCATATTGAACACCAAAATGATTGATGATTTCTGGTCTATCATAACGACGATGCAAAACAAGATCATCTGGCCGCCGGATGATACCACCATGTCGAAGCTTATAATCCCTTTCAAGTGTTAGACGTATTCTTCCCTCAACTTCTATTAAAAACTGCTCTTTTGGTATATGACTCCAAATATCAGGATGCAGCCGGTCATCATTAAGAAGATGCCCTATTTTCTTTCTGAGTGTTTGCCAAGCTTTAGTTTCAGGTAATGGTTTAAATTCTACTTTCCAACGTGGGAAACGCTCAAAAAATTGCGAATATACTTGTTCAGCAGGAATATTCTCATCTACACACAATCCCCAAAGAAGCGCGTATGAATAAACTCGCTGCTGTTGCCAATCACGTTCGATTGCAAGCAAAAACTGATACGCGAAATCATCCTCTCTTAATTCGTCTTCCCATTTTTCAGAGTCATTAGCTGCTTGTCGAACTCGTATCCAAGAACCAAATGCTGATCGAAATACTGAAAATTCTGGACAATCATTACGCCCCCACAAGTCGAGCGGGTAGGGGCGTGGTAAATCTGCTCGTAATTTTAGGTAAGCATCCAGACAGTTTTGTTTTTTTGTTTGGGCTTGTTGCTGTAATTTTTCAAGTATAGCAAGTGTCTGAGTATCGAGAATTACTTCACAATTGCTTGGCGGGGTAAAATTAAGTTCGGGTATGGAAGCTGATGTTTCCCCTGCATCACGATCTTGTAGTGCGTCAATAGCAAGCCAGGCTGACCGATGATGTCCAACAAAATCGAGAACGGTAAGAACGTCAGAATCTCCCGATAATCGCAATCCACGACCAAGTTGCTGAATAAAAATCGTAGAGGATTCAGTCGGCCGAAGAAAAAGAATTGAGTTAATGCAAGGGATATCTACACCTTCATTGAGTACATCAGACACAAAAAGCCATTCAAGAGAATCATTGGGATCTTCAAACTGCTTGTAAACACACTCACGATATTCAACGGCGTCTTCGCCTGTAATAGCAACAGCGCAGTATCCACGTCGTTGAAAAGCGTCTGCCATAAATTTTGCGTGTCTAACTCCTGCACAAAAGCCGACTGTAGCTCGTTTTTTTCCATCGTAACCTCTGTTCAATGCGTGTCTCAGGATTTCGTCCACACGTCGCTCAAGCATTAACGCATTTTCCAACTCATTGACATCAAATCGATTTGAGCGCCATGGGATTTGGGAATAATCGACTGTCACATCACTAATACCAAAATAATGAAATGGCAGTAACCATCGGCGATTTATAGCTTCAACTAGCCGAACCTCATACGCTACATTGTAATCACATAGTCTTAACACATCATGACCATCCTGACGTTCAGGGGTAGCAGTAAGTCCAAGTAAAAAATCGTATGTAAGTGCTTGCAATATTCGTCGATATGATGGTGCTTCTGCATGATGAAACTCATCGACAACAACATAATCAAAATTTCGCTTGAGCAGAGAATCGTTTTGAGATGCGGATTGCACAGTAGCAAATACAAAGTCCGCATTGATCTCATTTATTCCTCCGTACATTTGCCCATAAGATCGATTTTTACCGAATACATTTTTAAATGTTCGTTGAGCTTGTAAAAGATGCTCAAGGCGATGAGATAAATACAAAATATTTTTCGCGTTGAGAGCCTGAGCATCAAATGCAGCTAGAAATGTTTTCCCAATACCGGGCGCTGCAATTACTGCCGCCTTAATTTCTCCAGATTGACGCAGCAAGCCTAATCTTTCAAGAGCCTCGGACTGTGCCTCATTTGGTTTGATAACCTTGTGCTGATAATCAATGTGTTTCTCTTCTTGAGTTATCGGAATGATGGAATGGTTCTCAATATGTATTGAATCAAATAATGGAGACGTAGTTTGCCTAGGCGGAATTGCTTTACTGCGTAGAGCTGTAGCATATTCCTCCGTGAACTTCGGACATACCGTGATTACATCCTCACTGTTCCAAAGTATTTCAAACACTTCTTCTAAGGATTGAATAGCTGCAATATCTCTATGACATAAATTAGCTTCTAAATTTGAAGCGAGTCCTCCTTTGGTAAAGTTGGATGAGCCTACCCAACATTCAGCTACCCCATTGCGAAAAATGTAAAATTTAGTATGAAAGCCTGTATTTTGGTTTACCAGATTTATATTTGTGTATCCCGCTATATGAATTCGAGATTCAACCCCTTTAATATTCAGTAATGTGTTCAACGCTTCTGGCTGAGTAATGCCTAAGTAAGTTGAGGTTAGAATACGTGCCTTTCCACCTCGTGCTGTAAATGCCAATAAATCATCAAGCACAAGTCCCAAGCCGCTGTACCTGAGAAATGATACGGATATAGCTATATTATTAGAAGTGCGGAATCCTCTACGCAAAACATCAACCATCCGAGTCTGACCTGGAATGTTTGACACAACGTGGTTCAAGATTATCCTCCAAAAAAAATTAGGCAGTCTCACATACTGTGAAACTTCGACACTGTGTCGGGTCATAGTGAATGTAATAATGCCCGTTTTTTGAAATATGCGAAGTAATTGTTGTTGATGGCTGGTCAGCAAGTTGTCCCCGGAAACGATCCGAAAAATTGTTTCCCTGCAAAGCGGCTTCGACATTGGCGTGTTCGGGCAGCAAAACTTCGGGAAAGTGTTTCAGATTCGGCGAACGGGAAAACGCCTGTGCATAACAGGCGGCATAAAAATATCGGTACAGGTCTTTCACGATATGTCCGCGAGTGTTGTGATTGCACACTCCTTCCATACGCCCATCAATAAACCAATTATTTTCATGCTCAATTGTCGGCGTACAGAAAATGAATTCATCACCTCTGCCCAACTCCTCGCGCTCAATTTGTGCAAGCGCGGCGGTCATCAACCGACGTACCTCTATACCCGCTTTTAATTCGGCAGCCTGAAAGAAACAGTTGTTCGACATGGCTTTCAACTGATTCACCCAAGCTCTGCTGCTGTCGCCTTCACGCGACAAGCCGCTACGCAGGCGCGGCAGACCCGACAGTACGGCTTTCGTTTTCGCCGCTGGTTTCTGCCGGAGTGTTCGAGGCTCCACACCGCACAAGTCTTCACGAATACCGAGAATGATGATGCGATGACGAGCCTGTGGAATGCCATGTTTTTCCATGCGAACGACAAATTGGCTGAGGTCTTGATTTTCCGTTATCTCAGTTGTGGAGAAGAGAGAGTAGTCATGAGTGTTTCCGTTATAATTCGCCAGAGCGAAAAGTTTGTAACGCGAAGAGAGCGTATGATTGATTTTCAGAATGCTGCGCACTTGTCGTCCTTCACGTCGCAAAGCCCGCACAGGCTCCTGCAAATCTTCACAGATGCGTTCAAATATCCGCTGGTCTTTCAAAGTCGCTGACAGCAAGCCTTTGACGTTTTCCATTACGAAGACCGATGGCAGGTGATCGGCAATGATTTGCAGATATTCCACATAAAGATATTGTCGTTTGTCATCTTCGGGAACGTAATCATCAATGCCTTTATTTCTTGATCTGCCTGCAAGTGAGTACGCCTGGCATGGCGGCCCGCCGATTAAAACCCAGTGCTGCGCATTGGCGATGCCATTGTCAATCCACTGCTGAACAACTTCGCATTTTTCTTCGCCAAGTGTCGCCTGACGCGCTTCAATTGCTGCCTTTGTTGCTTCTATCGGGTGTTTATCAAATAAAGTCTTCATCCGCTTTTCAAGCGGTTCACCGGTATTGCGAAGACAATCATAATAGTCATCAGGAACTTGATGTTTTGAAAACTGTCTGTAGAAAGCGCGAAGCAGTAGCGTTGTATGGGCGATGGGATCCTTTTCTATTGAAAGTCTGACTTTGAATGGATGCTGTGAATCTCCGGTTTCAAAGGCGCTGAAACCTTCGCTCAAGCCTCCGGGTCCGGCAAATATATCCACGACAGCAATGGATTGACTGGTGTTGCGTTGTTTTTTCAAGATGCCTCTCAATAAGGATTTTTCTTGGGAACTTCCTTTGCTGATTATGCCGTTGAACGTGCAAAAGAACAGATGATCGGACGGTCTTATATTGTCATTTGATTCTCGTCCAGACCTTCAACGACCAGCGGTTTGACTGATGAACTGTGTAAATTCCAATTACGGTTTCGGAATAATTGGCAGAATGATTGCCGACGGATGCTCGGCATCGTGATAAATCGTCTGTTGCGCTGTGAGCATTCGCGTTCCTCGCATGGTCGCTTCGCCGGTATTTAAATTGCGATTGAAACGCGGGAAATTGCTGCTTGAAATATACACGCGAATGCGATGCCCGGCTTTGAAGACGTTGCTGGTCGCCCACAAATCAATGGTGTATTTGTAAATTTTGCCTGGCTCAATGGCTTCGGCGCGCTCTGTGGAATTGCGATAGCGCGCGCGCGCGATGCCATCGGTTAAAAATCGCGCATAACCATTCGCGTCAACATCAACAATCATCGCCGTGAAATCCGTATCGGTCGCTGAACTCGCGGCGTAAAGTTCTACGGTGATATAACCCGTCACCTCGGTGTCGCGTTCAAGCGGCGGCGTTGAAAAGACCAGCACATCCTGACGCGATTCATTAGGGCGTTGGTCGAAAGGTCCCGGCGCAATCGCCGCGCCGCAACACAGTCTGCCGCCAATCGTCGACACGGGATTTTGCGGGTCATATTCAAATGTATCGGGCTTTTCTTTGCCCGGCGCTTTGACGCTCAATTCGCCGTCGCCGCTTGATGAATTCGCGCCTTTCGTGGCATGCAGAAAATATTTGGTGTAAGCGGTGCGCGCTAAGGGAAATTCTTTTTCATCGCGCCAGACATTATCGCCCATTACAAACAGGCGAACCGGCGCATCGCTGGCAAATTCATTGTGAATACCTTTGAGCGCATAATCGAACCATTTGACCATCGTGCCATTGAAATCGAACACCGCGTTTTTACCGAAAACCACATCGCCGATTTTGCCTTCGGGCGAAGTCGCGGCGTGCGCCCAGGGACCAATCAGTAAGCGTTGACCATCGCGCGCCGCAGGTGTGGCTGCGCGTTTTTGCAACTCGACAAAATTTTTAATCGAACCTTTCAAAAAGATGTCGTGCCAGCCGCCTGAATGCAATGCTTTGATATCCATCTCCTGATAGTGGTCGGAAATTTTCCAGCGACGCCAGTATTCATCATCGCGTTCGTGTTCGACCCAGTCGCGAAAATAGGGTACGACTTCGGCAGGCGTTGCCGGCGCAATCAAACGATAATCTTCAACCGGGAGTTGTCTGACCCATTCTTTGGCGCGGTTCTGCGCAGCGGTTTTCCGTCGCATGGTGTCTTCGGCAAGTCCGCTCGTCCACGAACTTACGAACCATTGCATGAGCGCGCCGTTTTGATAGGTCCAACCATCGTAATATTCCGAAGCTGTGATGTAGGGAAAAATCGCTTTCAAATGCGGCGGTTTGGCGATTGCCGCAAGCATCTGCGTCGCGCCGACATATGAACCGCCGAACATGCCAACCGAACCGTTTGCATATTCGAGACCCGCTGCCCATTCGATAGTGTCATAACCATCGGCGCTTTCATATTTGAAAGGATAGAATTCGCCTTCGGAATCGAAACGCCCGCGGGTGTCCTGCAAAATCGCAACATAACCGCGCGACGCCAGATAGGTTCCGGTGTAAGCATCGCGCCGGTTATAAGGTGTGCGCGTCAGTAGCACAGGAAATTTGCCGGGCGCTTTCGGGCGATAAATATCCGCGACCAATCTGATGCCATCGCGCATCTTCACGCGCACGCCGGTCTCCACGGTTACGGCATAGCCTTCGGCGGGCGCAACCGATTGCGCGGCTGCCGGCGATGGCAAAAACCCTATCGCGGCGATTGATAACACCAACATCAGTTTGCGAATCAGCAAGAGGTTGGAAATTGGTTTCATGATTCTATCCTTTCGTTGATTTTTAGACGCCTGTAAAAATGCCTATAGTCAATACCATGCTCGCAAGCTTCAAGCAACTTCGGCGTTGTCATTGGTAAAGGTCGGGTGCGATTAAAAGTGGGACTTGCTTTGGAGTGGGGTAACAAGTTGCCGCTTTGGCGTAACCTGGAAAGCGATAGGGGCATCGCTGCAATCAGTAAATTTGCCGCGTAATAAAAGCGGTGACCAGTCACCGCACTCCAAATAAAGCGTGATGCCGTCAGTTGCAACCACTGGGTTATAGAATGAGTCAAGGAAAGCGCGAATTCTGAATCCCGCTTTTAATTGCATCCTGGCAAAAGTTAAATAATCGTTTCCCGGATTGTCAGAAAAACTTTTGCAGGATAAATTTTAAGGGTTTCATTGGTGATATGATCGAAAGGACGGGAAAGCGATGAATGCAAAAACTGAACGAATGCCTACGCTTGGCGAAGAGATTGCCAACGCCATCAGTCATGGTTTTGGTGCTGTATCGGCATTAGCGGCAAGTCCGTTTCTTTTAGTGGCGGCATCGGCGCGGGGCGGCGCGCTGGCGGTCACCAGCGCCAGTATTTACTGCACCAGTCTCGCCTTATTGTATCTCTCGTCGACGCTTTATCACGCGCTACCACAGGGACGCGCCAAACGGGTGTTTCAGATATTCGACCACAGCGCCATCTTTGTGTTGATTGCCGGAACCTATACGCCGTTTGCGTTGGGCGCGTTGCGGGGGGCGTGGGGATGGAGCGTGCTCGCAGCGGTTTGGAGTCTTGCCGTTGTCGGCATCGTTGTTGAAGCGATAGGTTGGCGTTACCGCCATATCGTCTCGATGGCGCTTTATTTGATAATGGGTTGGTTGGCGTTGCCCGCCATGCGCCCAATCATTGAGCGGGTCGCGACCCCCGGCATTATTTTACTGGTGATAGGCGGCGTGACCTATACGCTGGGCGTCGGCTTTTACGCGCTCAAGAAAGTGCGCTATGCCCATCTGGTATGGCATCTGTTTGTCCTGGCAGGCTCGGCTATTCATTTCGTTGCCGTAATGTTGTATGCCGCGTGAACGCTTGAGTGCGCCATAAGGTAAACGCGGCTTCGCTTT contains the following coding sequences:
- a CDS encoding DUF3427 domain-containing protein, with the protein product MNHVVSNIPGQTRMVDVLRRGFRTSNNIAISVSFLRYSGLGLVLDDLLAFTARGGKARILTSTYLGITQPEALNTLLNIKGVESRIHIAGYTNINLVNQNTGFHTKFYIFRNGVAECWVGSSNFTKGGLASNLEANLCHRDIAAIQSLEEVFEILWNSEDVITVCPKFTEEYATALRSKAIPPRQTTSPLFDSIHIENHSIIPITQEEKHIDYQHKVIKPNEAQSEALERLGLLRQSGEIKAAVIAAPGIGKTFLAAFDAQALNAKNILYLSHRLEHLLQAQRTFKNVFGKNRSYGQMYGGINEINADFVFATVQSASQNDSLLKRNFDYVVVDEFHHAEAPSYRRILQALTYDFLLGLTATPERQDGHDVLRLCDYNVAYEVRLVEAINRRWLLPFHYFGISDVTVDYSQIPWRSNRFDVNELENALMLERRVDEILRHALNRGYDGKKRATVGFCAGVRHAKFMADAFQRRGYCAVAITGEDAVEYRECVYKQFEDPNDSLEWLFVSDVLNEGVDIPCINSILFLRPTESSTIFIQQLGRGLRLSGDSDVLTVLDFVGHHRSAWLAIDALQDRDAGETSASIPELNFTPPSNCEVILDTQTLAILEKLQQQAQTKKQNCLDAYLKLRADLPRPYPLDLWGRNDCPEFSVFRSAFGSWIRVRQAANDSEKWEDELREDDFAYQFLLAIERDWQQQRVYSYALLWGLCVDENIPAEQVYSQFFERFPRWKVEFKPLPETKAWQTLRKKIGHLLNDDRLHPDIWSHIPKEQFLIEVEGRIRLTLERDYKLRHGGIIRRPDDLVLHRRYDRPEIINHFGVQYDPARHNVGIMVFDYNIVLIIKLDTSSAMQAHQYINRFIDSRTFAWQSQNQQRQDNDAGRLVLNHQQTGHSIHLFVQSRSHEKAYYCGTVTVQSVEGNAPMNVQFKLGHELSPSICSELLQ
- a CDS encoding DNA cytosine methyltransferase is translated as MKKQRNTSQSIAVVDIFAGPGGLSEGFSAFETGDSQHPFKVRLSIEKDPIAHTTLLLRAFYRQFSKHQVPDDYYDCLRNTGEPLEKRMKTLFDKHPIEATKAAIEARQATLGEEKCEVVQQWIDNGIANAQHWVLIGGPPCQAYSLAGRSRNKGIDDYVPEDDKRQYLYVEYLQIIADHLPSVFVMENVKGLLSATLKDQRIFERICEDLQEPVRALRREGRQVRSILKINHTLSSRYKLFALANYNGNTHDYSLFSTTEITENQDLSQFVVRMEKHGIPQARHRIIILGIREDLCGVEPRTLRQKPAAKTKAVLSGLPRLRSGLSREGDSSRAWVNQLKAMSNNCFFQAAELKAGIEVRRLMTAALAQIEREELGRGDEFIFCTPTIEHENNWFIDGRMEGVCNHNTRGHIVKDLYRYFYAACYAQAFSRSPNLKHFPEVLLPEHANVEAALQGNNFSDRFRGQLADQPSTTITSHISKNGHYYIHYDPTQCRSFTVCETA
- a CDS encoding CocE/NonD family hydrolase, whose protein sequence is MKPISNLLLIRKLMLVLSIAAIGFLPSPAAAQSVAPAEGYAVTVETGVRVKMRDGIRLVADIYRPKAPGKFPVLLTRTPYNRRDAYTGTYLASRGYVAILQDTRGRFDSEGEFYPFKYESADGYDTIEWAAGLEYANGSVGMFGGSYVGATQMLAAIAKPPHLKAIFPYITASEYYDGWTYQNGALMQWFVSSWTSGLAEDTMRRKTAAQNRAKEWVRQLPVEDYRLIAPATPAEVVPYFRDWVEHERDDEYWRRWKISDHYQEMDIKALHSGGWHDIFLKGSIKNFVELQKRAATPAARDGQRLLIGPWAHAATSPEGKIGDVVFGKNAVFDFNGTMVKWFDYALKGIHNEFASDAPVRLFVMGDNVWRDEKEFPLARTAYTKYFLHATKGANSSSGDGELSVKAPGKEKPDTFEYDPQNPVSTIGGRLCCGAAIAPGPFDQRPNESRQDVLVFSTPPLERDTEVTGYITVELYAASSATDTDFTAMIVDVDANGYARFLTDGIARARYRNSTERAEAIEPGKIYKYTIDLWATSNVFKAGHRIRVYISSSNFPRFNRNLNTGEATMRGTRMLTAQQTIYHDAEHPSAIILPIIPKP
- a CDS encoding hemolysin III family protein, which produces MNAKTERMPTLGEEIANAISHGFGAVSALAASPFLLVAASARGGALAVTSASIYCTSLALLYLSSTLYHALPQGRAKRVFQIFDHSAIFVLIAGTYTPFALGALRGAWGWSVLAAVWSLAVVGIVVEAIGWRYRHIVSMALYLIMGWLALPAMRPIIERVATPGIILLVIGGVTYTLGVGFYALKKVRYAHLVWHLFVLAGSAIHFVAVMLYAA